A DNA window from Streptomyces canus contains the following coding sequences:
- a CDS encoding xylulokinase, producing the protein MGIVAGLDSSPDFTRIVVCDADTGAVLKQGYAAHPVEGGGRASDVDPQAWLLSLGEAAGGGLLEGVQAIGVSSQQNAVVPLDAQGNTVRPAMVGGDKRAQVAAADLVDALGGREAWAQAVGCVPQAAQPVTKLRWLNKTEPDAALRTAVLLQAHDWLVWQLLGRPVRRTTDRGGASGTGYWSAATGAYRADLVELALGHQAMLPEVIGPSDAAGTTPEGLLISAGTGETMAAAFGLGIGLGDAVVSLGASGSVMAVHPEALVDNSGMITSLADATGMHLPVVTTLNAVRTLRGAAEMLGLGDLESLSELAMKSTPGAHGLVLLPYLEGERTPNLPHTAGTLSGLRRESMKPEHLARAAFEGMLCGLADALDVLRGRGVEVRRVFLLGAAAELSAVQAAAPALFGAQVVVPQPADYAAIGAARQAAWALGVQQGTLDPRTPPMWQGPAAQVLEPGEELAVGQAVRQQYVSVREQTYPGAFR; encoded by the coding sequence ATGGGGATAGTCGCCGGGTTGGACAGCTCACCCGATTTCACTCGCATCGTCGTCTGCGACGCAGACACCGGTGCCGTGCTCAAGCAGGGGTATGCCGCGCACCCGGTGGAAGGTGGCGGCCGCGCATCCGACGTCGACCCCCAGGCATGGCTCCTCTCCCTCGGTGAAGCCGCCGGCGGCGGTCTCCTCGAGGGCGTGCAGGCCATCGGCGTGTCGTCGCAGCAGAACGCCGTCGTACCCCTCGACGCCCAGGGCAACACCGTCCGTCCCGCCATGGTCGGCGGCGACAAGCGCGCGCAGGTGGCCGCGGCCGACCTCGTCGACGCGCTCGGCGGGCGCGAGGCGTGGGCCCAGGCGGTGGGGTGTGTGCCGCAGGCGGCGCAGCCCGTCACCAAGCTGCGCTGGCTGAACAAGACCGAGCCCGACGCCGCCCTGCGCACCGCCGTGCTGCTCCAGGCGCACGACTGGCTGGTGTGGCAGCTCCTCGGCCGGCCGGTCAGAAGGACCACCGACCGCGGCGGCGCCTCCGGCACCGGCTACTGGTCCGCGGCCACCGGCGCCTACCGCGCCGACCTGGTCGAACTGGCCCTCGGCCACCAGGCGATGCTCCCCGAGGTGATCGGCCCCTCGGACGCGGCCGGTACGACCCCGGAGGGGCTGCTGATCTCCGCCGGAACCGGTGAGACCATGGCCGCCGCCTTCGGCCTCGGGATCGGGCTCGGCGACGCCGTGGTGTCGCTGGGCGCCTCCGGATCCGTGATGGCCGTGCACCCCGAGGCGCTCGTCGACAACAGCGGGATGATCACCTCCCTGGCCGACGCGACCGGCATGCACCTGCCCGTCGTCACCACCCTGAACGCCGTACGGACCCTGCGCGGGGCCGCCGAGATGCTCGGCCTCGGGGATCTGGAGAGCCTGTCCGAGCTGGCGATGAAGTCGACACCGGGCGCCCACGGCCTCGTACTGCTGCCCTATCTGGAAGGTGAGCGGACGCCGAACCTGCCGCACACCGCGGGGACGCTGAGCGGGCTGCGGCGGGAGTCGATGAAGCCGGAGCACCTGGCGCGGGCCGCGTTCGAGGGCATGCTGTGCGGGCTCGCCGACGCGCTCGACGTGCTGCGCGGCCGGGGTGTCGAGGTGCGGCGGGTCTTCCTGCTGGGGGCCGCGGCCGAGCTGTCCGCCGTACAGGCCGCCGCGCCCGCGCTGTTCGGCGCGCAGGTCGTCGTGCCGCAACCGGCGGACTACGCGGCGATCGGTGCCGCCCGGCAGGCGGCCTGGGCGCTCGGGGTGCAGCAGGGCACGCTCGATCCGCGCACCCCGCCGATGTGGCAGGGCCCGGCCGCGCAGGTCCTGGAGCCCGGCGAGGAGCTGGCGGTGGGGCAGGCGGTACGGCAGCAGTACGTGTCGGTGCGGGAGCAGACGTACCCGGGGGCGTTCCGGTAG
- a CDS encoding ABC transporter ATP-binding protein: MLIRLLRTYLRPYKKPITILVLLQFLQTCATLYLPTLNADIIDNGVVNGDTGYILSFGALMIGISLAQVVCNIGAVFYGARTAAALGRDLRAAVFDRVQSFSAREVGQFGAPTLITRTTNDVQQVQMLALMTFTLLVSAPIMCVGGIVLALGLDVPLSGVLVAVVPTLGICVTLIVRRLRPLFRSMQVRLDTVNRVLREQITGNRVIRAFVRDTYEEDRFRKANSDLTEISLKTGNLLALMFPVVMTTVNLSSIAVVWFGAHRIDSGGMQIGDLTAFLAYLMQIVMSVMMATFMFMMVPRAEVCAERVQEVLDTSSSVVPPLAPVRELRRHGHLEIRGAGFRYPGAEEPVLKAIDLVARPGEVTAVIGSTGSGKSTLLGLVPRLFDVTDGEVLVDGVAVAEVDPVLLAKTVGLVPQKPYLFAGTVATNLRYGNPDATDEELWHALEVAQAKDFVSGLENGLDSPIAQGGTNVSGGQRQRLAIARTLVQRPEIYLFDDSFSALDYATDAALRAALAEETSEATVVIVAQRVATIRDADRIVVLDEGRVVGTGTHRELMADNETYREIVLSQLTEAEAA, translated from the coding sequence GTGCTCATACGACTTCTGCGGACCTATCTCAGGCCCTACAAGAAACCCATCACCATCCTGGTGCTGCTGCAGTTCCTGCAGACCTGCGCCACCCTCTACCTGCCCACGCTGAACGCGGACATCATCGACAACGGCGTCGTGAACGGCGACACCGGCTACATCCTGAGCTTCGGCGCTCTGATGATCGGCATCTCGCTGGCGCAGGTGGTGTGCAACATCGGGGCCGTGTTCTACGGCGCCCGGACCGCCGCCGCGCTCGGCCGGGACCTTCGGGCGGCGGTCTTCGACCGGGTGCAGTCGTTCTCCGCGCGCGAAGTCGGCCAGTTCGGGGCGCCCACGCTGATCACGCGTACGACCAATGACGTGCAGCAGGTCCAGATGCTGGCCCTGATGACGTTCACCCTGCTGGTGTCGGCGCCCATCATGTGCGTGGGCGGCATCGTGCTGGCGCTCGGCCTGGACGTGCCGCTGTCCGGGGTGCTGGTGGCCGTGGTGCCGACGCTGGGCATCTGCGTGACGTTGATCGTACGGCGGCTGCGGCCGCTGTTCCGGTCCATGCAGGTGCGTCTCGACACGGTGAACCGGGTGCTGCGCGAGCAGATCACCGGCAACCGGGTCATCCGGGCGTTCGTGCGCGACACGTACGAGGAGGACCGCTTCCGGAAGGCGAACAGCGACCTCACGGAGATCTCCCTCAAGACCGGCAACCTGCTCGCGCTGATGTTCCCCGTGGTCATGACGACGGTGAACCTGTCCTCGATCGCGGTGGTGTGGTTCGGTGCGCACCGGATCGACAGCGGCGGGATGCAGATCGGTGATCTGACCGCGTTCCTGGCCTATCTGATGCAGATCGTCATGTCCGTGATGATGGCCACCTTCATGTTCATGATGGTGCCGCGCGCGGAGGTGTGCGCCGAGCGCGTCCAGGAGGTTCTCGACACCTCCTCCAGCGTGGTGCCGCCCCTGGCTCCCGTCCGCGAACTGCGGCGGCACGGGCATCTGGAGATCCGCGGCGCGGGCTTCCGTTACCCGGGCGCCGAGGAGCCGGTGCTCAAGGCGATCGACCTGGTGGCCCGGCCCGGCGAGGTGACCGCCGTGATCGGCTCGACCGGCAGCGGCAAGTCCACGCTGCTCGGGCTCGTCCCCCGGCTGTTCGACGTGACCGACGGCGAGGTGCTCGTCGACGGGGTGGCCGTCGCCGAGGTCGACCCGGTGCTGCTGGCCAAGACCGTCGGGCTCGTGCCGCAGAAGCCGTATCTCTTCGCGGGCACGGTCGCCACGAACCTGCGCTACGGCAATCCGGACGCCACGGACGAGGAGCTGTGGCACGCGCTGGAGGTGGCGCAGGCCAAGGACTTCGTCTCCGGGCTGGAGAACGGGCTTGACTCCCCCATCGCGCAGGGCGGCACCAACGTCTCCGGTGGTCAGCGGCAGCGGCTCGCCATCGCGCGCACGCTCGTGCAGCGGCCGGAGATCTACCTCTTCGACGACTCCTTCTCCGCCCTCGACTACGCGACCGACGCGGCCCTTCGCGCGGCGCTCGCCGAGGAGACCTCGGAGGCGACCGTCGTGATCGTCGCCCAGCGGGTGGCCACCATCCGCGACGCCGACCGGATCGTCGTCCTCGACGAGGGCCGGGTCGTCGGCACCGGCACCCACCGCGAGCTGATGGCGGACAACGAGACCTACCGGGAGATCGTGCTCTCCCAGCTCACGGAAGCGGAGGCTGCCTGA